The following nucleotide sequence is from Hevea brasiliensis isolate MT/VB/25A 57/8 chromosome 7, ASM3005281v1, whole genome shotgun sequence.
ACCAATAAGCCTCCAAACTTATGTACCTTCTCTTGCCGGAGTTTGGAAAGCCATTCTGGTATAATATTGGTGAACGCCAGTAGCTCTGCCGCTACAGAAGAGATAACATATATTGGAACCTAGGGAACAATAAATGCATTGGTTGAAAATGAAAACAAGAGCCAATTAAGACCAGAGTATTTACATGTATACAAAAGAATTCAATCAgtgataaattttatatttgatcGTGATAGGCAACTGAATCTTTACAGAACCAATATGCATCATATATAACAAGTTATTCCTACAAAACTAATGTCAAGTaagcaaaataataataatgctaGTCAGTATGGAAGGAATTCTTTCCCTACCCAACAGTAAAGCTTTCTATTCCTACTCATGATTTTTGGACAAGAGAGAAAAGCATCACAAGCAAGGCATACTTGACAATTAGCATGCACAGCAAAAAGTTGATGACTAAACATAAAAGGATTAATTATGTGGAGAAGGCAATATGGACTCCATTACTCTCATTAAACCTAAAGCACTTTAAGATGGAATGCAGCAATTTGGACTTGCAATAAAAAATAGTCAGAAGTTTTTCCAAGCTCATATAAGTCAGTCATTTTTTTTACGTGAACCCTAAAGCACCTCCATTGACatgcaaaacataaaaattgcaaGCGAACACAATCTTAAATTTAGAAAGACAAGCAGTTTTCCTGCCCTAGATAACAGAGGCCAGACCTCATTCCTTGGAGCTTATTTTGCAATATTTCAATATTGTTTTAAGCCATTAATTCACTACAGAGTCAAACAACAAACTAACATAAAGTTTAACTCACTATTAAGTGTTCTTAACTTTCTGCATATACATGcaggaaaaggaaaaaagaaaagttcATAATTTACCTTTACAgctgaagattcaagggaaattgGTATCTGCTCCAGCAACTGCAGAACAATTCCAAGTCGACTCAGGGGAATAAGGACAGAACCACCAGCCTTAACAGAATCCACAACACATGAGCATATAAAAGCTAGTTTCTTGCTTTCCTCTATGCTCTCATCATTTCTCAATAAGCAttcattcaattctttccaattaTCTTCATCACTGCAACACCAGTTAAAACAACAGATATCAAATTGCATTGCTCCAGAAACTAAAATATTGTGAAATAGAAATGAATTCCAGATATTCAAGAAGTCCAGTAAGGAATCTGACTGATATCTCATTTAAAACATTCTTGATAACAAATAAAGCAATGTTACCTGAGTGTTGACAAATTGTTAGTAGTTGGAGAAGAATAGTTATCATGATGTTCAACATCTTCTATCACATCCTCAGATGAGAAGTCCAAATACAAGATCAGATCAGCCCCTTGCAAAGCACGATAGTCAAACTCCATCGCACAAGCAGACACAAATATAGAGCTTGACAAACATGAAATATTTCCTTCTGGGCTTTCAACAGTCCAATTACAAGAGCCTATGTCTAAGCCTGAGCTCAATGCCTTTATAACCAATGCCCCATTATGGCAGGCTGCTTCAGCATACTTCAGCTTTTGAACCTTCTGCAAGCAATCCTTCACATCCACTGAACTGAACAACATTTAAGTGTTTAATGAATGAAATATCAAACAAACTTTGGTAATATGTAAAACTAAATAGGCAAATGAATAATCTAAGCAAGTAGATTCCAGCTTAAAGAAATGCAGTGTCAATTACCTGTACAGTGGCATCCATCCACCCAGCTCTGATCCATCTTGACCTATGGCCATTTCCCTGAGAAAAGATGGAAGTAATTCAAGCTCTTCCCACTTCATCCATTGAGGAGAATCAGACTCCTCAGAACCATAAAAATGCCGGAATTCCATATGCATCGAGACAAGATCCTCCATCATAAGTTGACCGATTCTTGCAGTTGCTTCAGTTGCATATATCTGACccagccaaataccaattgatgaATTAAAGCAATGCCAAAATAAGTCAAATGATGATAATATCCTAATTAAGTTAattacaaaaaagaaaaaaaggaggaATGTTGTTCTGTTTTTTTTTCTATCACCTTGGCAGAAAAGCCCTTACTTCGAGTAAGAAATGGTAGCCCAAGCATGCCCATTGTACTTGAAATCAATACAATATCAATAAAAGAAGGATCCCAAATGTGCAAGTTCTTTAGAGTTTTGTACCATGGCTCTGCATATATTAAATCTTTTGCATCAAGGGGCTTTTCAATTTTATGCCTCTTTGCACTCTTTGATTCCATATTCAAAGATTCATGGAATGAACAATTAGAAGATTCATCAAGCAGCGAGGGACAAAAATCAGCAGGAACAGGAGAAAAGACTGTGAGAGCTGAAAGGTCCAGTGGGCAATCAAGCAATATCCTAAACCCACTCACATGGAGAACATAACATGGGGGCAAATGAAAACCATTCCCTTTATTCAAGCATGTCTggagaaaaaggacaaaaaatAAGTATCTAAATTGGGAATCAATACACGGATTGTGTACATGCACAGAGATTGCAGTAATGAGAAAAAGAGAGGGGAAAGAGAGACTTACAAACTTCATGGAGAAAtacgataaaaaaaaaattacactgtCAGAATCACAAACTTACTCTTTACTGTTTACCTGCAAAGATAAGGTTCAAGACCATAAATCAATCAACTGAAAAATGACAAAGTGTACATCATATGCTTGGTAAAGACATTCCAATGTACATGATATGCTTGGTAAAGACATTCCAATTTAAGGATAAAAGGGCACAGAATTAGAAGCCAATTAAAGAAGGGCACTTCATGCAATTGCAatgcttgaaatttaaaattttgaaaatgagaagtaaagaaatttaacaagaaaaaaGATAAGGTCCATGTAACTGAACATAGTGGCTAAGGATAAAAAACTATCAGCTGGCCCTTACGCACAAGAAAGTGCTTTCAATACACTATTCTGAAAATTTGGGGAAAAACCAAGGAAATCAAGCCTCTTTGCAATTCATCGATTAAGAATCAACTACATATAGGAGTTCTCAAACTTGGTTTGACTCCTCACTAGGACCACATGTTCAATATGCATTCTGCAGGGTAAATATTTCATATCTACTGCAATTAAACTATAAGCAAAATAATTTTCAACTTAACAACACGGTCTCCAACTACACGCCTTTACACATACATCCATCCATACAAACAAGCATGCATCCGCAAGTGTAGATTACAATTAACAAGCTTGCGTAAACAAATATACATGTAACATAGGCTATATAGCTAATGCAAATTTGGAAGGACAATGCATGAAAGTAAATAAAACCCATAAAGATAAACTGAGTTTTCAATGAACTTGAAGCCGAAATTTAAGTCTTGTGAAGACAGCTTGCGTGTGCAATGGGTGGGTTGGTTCAGTTTCAAACCAACctgaaatcaaaataaaaattcattATATGAAAAAggaatcaaattgaatttaagAACCTAACCGAACAAGAAAAAATCGGTTCAGTTGGATTCATCAGTTCCGATTCAGCAATCAAACAGCTTCCAGAATCAAGAATAGAACGCTCATAAGATATCAATCAAACAAAAAAAATAGAACCCAATCATCAACTTTTGCAAACGAAGGAACAGAAACAAATTCCAGATTGAATCAGAAGATAAAAGAACTAAACAAGCTAGAACGAAATATAATCCAGATGCaagaaatttcaattaattaatcaatttattaaaaGAAACCACAAATTacaccaaaatttcaatttacaaaTTGCAATACACGTTGcaaaaacaatttctcacaatctaTCTGCGAAAACTACAAATCACGCCAAAAATTAAACCTGCCTGCAAATCATATCAAAATCCAACAACAAAATGCATATATCTCAGCTACATGAGAAGGAACCAAAAATAAAAAGCCTCCAGCAACAACAGCAGATTGAAAACTCGAAGAAGAATAAAAATCTCAAGCAACTACAacagcaaaaaaaaaaagtctcCAGGGcaagagaagaagaaagaagaaccgaagaaaaaaaatagaagaagaagaaatcgatgaagaagaagaaaaagtggtAGGAGGGAGAACCGGAGAGGAAAGAGAGGGAGGTAGTCGGTGCTGCCTGCTGTGAGTCTTAGAGGATGGTCGGCTGCTGGGCGCCCGGGAACTGTGAGAGTGAGACCAAAAAATCAAAGAGAGGAACAACCCGGCAGTCAAAACGGCAGCACTTTAATCATTGGGTCAAAAATCGAttcgatttaattaatttaatttttttactaaattaataaaatcaaataaaaaaaaactgaatTTCTTAACAATCTATAACGAAAAGTAAATCGAtatattaaaaaatcaaattcaatttataaatagaaaactaattgaattaaaatttaattaatataatattataaaaataataaaaatacatataATATAACTAATAATTTGTTCGTTATATCAAAATCAATAATTTGATTCATCATTCGACAGATTATATTATATTTACAgagaattttttatttattttcaacaaagaaaataagaaagagaaaataatattatatttagatGGAAGAAAAATAGAgggaaataaaaatgaaataaaaataaaaatattctatcttatttacaaaaagaggaaaatgagacgtaattttacaattttgccctttatatttttaaaaaatattttagtaaTTATATGTGATAAATATATATAATCTTTCGGATAATAATgggttaaaattttaataattgattattactaaattttaattgaatatttttatctaatttaCTAATTTCATAAATGAACTCTATTTATTTCATGAAAATATCACAATACTTTTTAGTTTAGAATACtcaaaaaattaatcaaataaaaatattattaagcataagaaaaattaaatggtttTGGAAATGTAATTAAcggagagaaaaggaaaaataatctcCCATAccgtatttaaaaattaaaatcttataagaattgaattcaattaatttttttaatcaatttttatatttaaaataaaaaaatttaaatcatttaacttaaaaaatttattttaaaaaaataaaaaagcgtaattataaaaatttaatttaattcttttttaataaataaattattttaaaagtcataaaattaataaattagaaatttaaatttaaaataaataataacttATCTTTTTATTTTGTGCTATTTTTTCTtcaaattgaaaaaatatattatagggaattaaaaatattattttccttCCCTTTATTATTTGATACGTTCAAGGTCAAAAGCATATTACCCAACTAATAAAGTCAAACTCGAATCCCCACTTCTCCATTCCCCAAGGCTAAAAAGTTTCTTTccacatttattttcctcccttatTTTCCCCATTATATTTTAAACACAACCCGCGAAAATATGAAACCTCTGTAATTATAAGGCAAGCACATATTTCCCAGCCAAAAACATTATTCATTCCAGTACGAATAAAGTGGAGCTTTAAAGTTGGTAGAACATCTACTTCAATGGCTGTCGTTCCAACCCTCACCATAACCACTAAATCAAAACAAAATAAGTGGTTTCTATTCCTAAATTGGAATATGATATAGATATCAGCCAAAATCACTGTACCAAAGAAGGTTAAAAAAAACTCATAAAACCTTATCtataatgagaaaaaaaaaaaaaatatatatatatatatatatatatatatatatatatatatatgtatcaaAACTGATTCTAACATAATGTCTCCCgagttaaacaaaaaaaaattctgaCGGGGAGAAGGAAGAACAGTGAAGAAAGGGTGCTGGATGCATTCAAAATTTTGCATGGCTTCAAGCAACTTCGTCTCTGCCAAGTACACTTCTCACCATCATAATCTACACTCAACCTGACAAATATGGGTATTTGACTCATAAAACCATCCTTTAGCACTCAATAGACTGCCTTTTGCCTTTCGGAAGCACCTTCATTCTCAACCTGACAGATCAAAAAAGTAAGTTGAGACAAATTTGAGATATTAGCATTGGAAGGAGGGGCAGACATCCTGCGTAATAGGAAATGCCATAGCAAACCATAATTACTGCAAGCCCTCCTCACCTCAACAAGTACCCTTGCTTTCTTCTTCAATTTAGCACCAGATTCATCTTTCTCCAGCTTTCTTGAAGCCAAAGTAGATTCTTTTCTCCCTCTCTTGCAATCAACTTTTTCTGCCGCTTCAGCATCATCATCATCCAATCCAACTGTATATATAAGCACTTAGACATTAATCCATGAGTCCATAGGCTCATTTTTATGAGAGGCATCTATTAACAAAAAGCAAGGGCGCCATTCTCCTGGTGAAATGCAAGATTCTTTATCTGTAGGTATAAATACTAATGGCAAAAATGACGGATgacatgctaaaaattaaatgacCCTTACATAAGTGGAAAACAAACAGGATACTTGTCCAAGAATTGAGAAAATCCATTAGTAGATAGGATTATATTCTATTTCCAGACTCGAGCATATTACTCACAAGAAAATACTCCAAAGAAAACATCCAATAACATATTTACCATTATCACCATCAAATGCATGGGAGCCATTGATTCCAAGCCCAACAAAATCTTCTATATCATCTTCCTCTTCAAGATCATCATATCCCTCAACATATTCAACCTCAGGTTCCTGCTTattccatttataaacacaaggAATTTTAACAATCAAAGAGTACATCTTGTTATGCcattttcaaaaataataataatgaagaataaaaattgaaaattttagtcttTCAAAACTTTTCCCTTTTACATAACATTCAACATCAAATAAACAAACAGTCAAATTTCTTAAAAAACTACctcctcttctttttcttcaccTGCAACCTGCAGTTCATCCATGTCAAGTAGTTCATTATACTTATCAGCAGGATAATTGTATATGTCACCATAAACTCCTTTCTTAAGGCGTTCCAGCAATTCTTTCTCAATACTCTGCAGGAAAAAGATTTGACTGGGTCACAAATAGTCGCTCAAACAAAATTGTATGAATGAAAATCTATGAGGTGGAAGCGTAACCTTATTCAACAAGGCTGCTTTTTCAGCCTTTTCCTCTCTTCTAGCCTCCCTCTTTGCCAGTTTTCTTGGCGTTGTCATGATCTTTTCCCTGTAGAAAAGTCAGTATAATAGTCATGTAAAAATGGGACCAAGTATTTGTGAGCAAAACCTCAGCTCAATAAACCTAATGGAACGCTTAAAACAGGCTTCACTTTCTTTGCTTCATAACTTAAACCATGCCTGGCTTGAACTTCACATCAATTTTTAATCAGACTTTTAATTCTTCTAATGATCAGTTGAGAAAAAACCAGAAAAGATTTTCACCATCTCTGTATGTAAAATTTTATGATTTACATCCAAAAAAACTATATATATTGCATTTATAAAGCTAGGCTTGCAAAGCTTTAATGCTGAGCTTGTACTTGTTCGCTATTTAACCCCATGCTTGAGCTTGGCCATCAGTCATCATTAAATAGAGACAAGTTGAGCTCTTGAGTTATCAACTTGCTTACAGTCTAACCAACACCATTAAGTCTAAGGGAGTCACAACTAAATCAATCTCCACTACAATTTGGGGAATCataattaagaatatgagtggcattaaagtaataataataatatctgtCCAAAGCAAAGAATtaggtttttttattttttgcagATTACCCAGCAAATTGGAGAAGTGAAAATTACATATGTGCTAAATCCATTGAAAGGGTTTGAAGTTTGAATAATACCATTTCACATCCTGTCAATTAATTGTCATCTTTTCAAATAAGAAGGAACTAATCATGCATCTACTTCAACTTTCACAAGTTCTTATAGAACTAAGccatttagaaattaaaattaattgaattgctAACCAAGAAAAGCAAACCTGCCATAATCTATGCAGTACTTCTCACAAATAGTCAGGAAACACAATCTAACCTGGAAAAAAAACTACAATAACCTATGCACTACTTCTCACAAATGATCAGAAGATTGAACCTGACTAAGAAACAAAATCTGATAACAAGGAGGATGAGGTAGAAGATTTGGAGGTACAATCTATTTTTTATGTTCTGTCATCCATAACAAAAATTCATCTACCAAATCTTTTAGCATAAGCATCTTTTCAGAGAATGATACTCATCCAGTTCCAGTTAAATGCCAATTATCAACGCTGACAAGAAGGAAAAAAAATGTAAATCATCAACAACTAGACATAAAGGTGCTCAGCTCAAGAGTCAAAGGTAATACTCCAGAATAATGGCCATGAAGAGGCTCTTTGAGTTGGCAACGGGTGTAAGAGAAAGAACACAATTCTGTCACTAGATGAGAAAGAGGAAAAACAACCTCACTTGCTCTAGATATTTTCCCGGTTTAAGGACTATCATTTTTAAATAAAAGCAACGTGTAACGATCATGTCCAAAGTTAAATGGTAACACCAACCCAAAAAGTACATGAGGTTTGAGAGTGAATCATAATATGAACCTAAAATGCTGCAAAATAATCCAAAACCACTCCACAATGTAGCCAGGACAGACAAACAAGATGCTGCCCTGATACAGTCCATTTTTAGGATATACTTCAAACTTCAGAAAAATTTGATGATAGAAAGAAGAAACGATTCATAGCATAGCATGGGGCTAACCTTGTCTTCAAAGCAAGCTTCCTCATTCGAATGCGCATCTGAGTCATTTTCGTCAACCGTTGCTTTATTTTGTGTACCAACAATTTAGGCCAATAAGTCTGTCAATTGAAATAGGGAATTAAAAAAGGAATGGAAAAAGTTATCGGATTAATGTCAAGCAGCTAACATTCCATACCAGATGTTTGTCAATTATCTCAAGAGCCTTTTCATAATTTCTGGGAAGCTTAACTCTTTCCCACAATTCATTTGGTTTGTGAGCCCTTTCTATAGTCTTCATATACAGATAGAAAACTCCTGCAGAGCATCACAACCACCATACGGAAAATTAACGTCATAGAAAATATGATAAACTACAAAATCTAAACGACGACaagaaaataagataaaaagGGTAAGTGAAAATGACCATCATGATCACGAATGGTGGCATATCTACTGTTAGCGAGAGGACAAGAGCTTCTATTACAAATCCCGGTCACGTTGTATGGGTTTCTACAGAAATTCCCAGTCGTGATTCTGGAAAACCCACAGAAACAAATCAAATTCCAGAAGCCCCCACAAAAATCAAAGTGCCAAGAATGTAAAAGCAATAATAGCTTTAGGGAAAATGACTTACTTGGCCATGAAACTACAGTGGTTGTGCCTGATAACCTGCCATATAACCTCATCGTGCTGCATCTTTTGATGAGATAATCAAAATATTCACTTCTTGTTCTTCTAGATAATGGTTAGTTGTTGATTTCTCTGGGTCGGAATCAATGGTTTTAGCTATTTGAAAGTTTCTTTGATTCAAACACAGGTGAAGTATAGCAGTGATTCAAGCGAGGAAAGCTCCAACAGCTGCCTCTTCGAATGGGAGTAACGGCTGGAGGTTTTACCCTAAAACCCAACATACGGAAACGCTGTCGTTTTCCAGATGCCAGTAGATTACACTTAAATCTGTTCATCGGCGGGTAATTGTTCCCGGTCCcttattttagaatttttttttttttacttcttttaaagttataatatttttatttttattttttatataaaaactaatttaaaatataatataaattatttatcaaaatataaaattcaaaattaaattatacTTATATctgttattattaaataatttatttattaatattataaaataaattaatttatcatttctcTTTAATATTAAGTATATAACTTATTAaaatcttatttttttaattcatttatagtaataatttaattattttatatttttaaatttacacaattattttttaaattatttattgtgttttatttttcaaattcattatatttataataataaattgttTTTCAAATTCTTTTTATTGTGTGCATAATtataaactataatttaaaaaataaatattcttaTAAAAGATATAGAGTTTGAAAATCAGATGACTAAAATAAAGGAGATATActattaatcatataaaatattttagatattttatattttaaaaaatataaaatattttatacaaaaattaaataatggAGATTTGCAATTATGAGaagtataaaaaatttaaatttaaaagaacAAAGTTAAGActtaaaaaaaagagagaaataaaatacaaatcataaattaaaaaattatttgacattttattatcatcatcatttcttgaatattaccataatatttaagattttatttttaacatatttattattataattattatgaacAAACTATTTACAATAGAAGACCTTTTTAAACGCAATTATATTGTAAAAATATCATATTGTTACatttttatgaagaaatatttagagaaaaataattgataattattttaaaaataaaaatttaatttaattttaataggaacataattattcaaaattttaattgtatttaATATAATTCACTAAGAACAAAATTTTATAgtatgattttaaaatataaaattttataaaaataaatagtaaattatatattaaaataaaaaataaataaaacgctCAATACACAGGCAAAATGActaatttaaatatgaaattttaaactaataattttaaaatttgaaaaataacaagtctaaatttataaattaattttgtaaAATCTATTATTTGTGTTTGTcaagtattaaaaaaaaatcttagatGACCAAGTATTTGGTGTAATGATAAGGTTTATTGTGTATATAAGAGAAAAATTTAAATTCGATCCTCGAAGGGCAAAGCATTATTAGGAAATACAGTTaaatattgtaaaaaaaaaattatatggacCATATAACAAACgtaaatatttattatagtaaataaaaaaaaaaagctcttaaataatttttttttcctacttTTATGAGACTAAATAACTTCATCTTTGCAGCTCCGAAGCCATAAAAgctcaaaatttataaaaatattgtatatttgaatttattaaacatttcaatttctatttttatttttcttttttaacacAGGTAAAAATTATCATTTGAAAGTTAAAGATACATGAgagatatgataaaaaaaaaattaaaaattaaaaaaaaattagcgttagtatttttattttattaggaCGCGTGTGATGAATGATGGAAATTTATTCAACAAAGGATTTATTGGTtgcaaaattaaattataagatTTAAAATGATTATAAGTTGAATGTActacaaaattttataataaaatttagatGTCAAattatatattcattattttatttttatttaaaagagCAATTTTGATATTGCTTAGAAATAATATGAATAAGAACTCACTCtttgaaaaataataattaaagattaattaaaatacaatcCATAAGtggagattaattttaaaaagtggTGTATAGTAAGCAATATAAAATTTAAGGAATCTAATAACTTTTCAAATTGGAGTACTTGGCAATTGGCAATATCCTTTTTCAGATAAAATTTACAAACCCTCCCTGCGAGCACCGCCTTCTAAAGGAATATTTTAACACTGAAGTTTGTCctatatatgtgtgtatatatatatatatatatatatatatatatatatatattctctctTGCTTTTAGTTTCATCTCTAGAATTAAACCCACTATTCAAGGGGCCCCCTAACAGTGATCCCACCTAAACCTCATCACTTTCATCTTAGATGCTTTCCATATTAACCCCACATCAACGCTGGCAGCTTATTAAACAGTGACCTTACAGCCTAAAACACGGATTGAACGCTACGCAGCCTGTGTGGGATCCATGAGATTTGACCCTTGATTATCAATATCCTCCTCTCTGTGCGAAAATCTCATTCCCGGGTGAGTGACATCCCCCATTATGAACAAGTgcaaaaagaaataaaagaaagatggcacagcATAACCGTAATTCACTTTTGTCGTTATCTTTCAGTAGATAACAATGCTTAACTATATTTCTTTATTGTTAGTTTTAATTGTTGATTAATTTCAGTCTGATTCTAATATCTCTCAAAATCAGGGATAGCAAAGGGGATCTTCCCTTTGACGGCTAAGTGAGCGGAGAGCCTTCATTTATGAACCAAAAAATCACGATGACTATCTTGTGCAAAACGGTCTCTTTCCTTTCTGTAGTAGTAATTATCTTATTTTTCACGTTGTAATATTTATGATTCCCAGTATCATGATGTTCCAGATACAAAACGTGATTTAGTCCTCTTTTCGTATGTCTTTCCCATGGCCAATAAATTCCGGAAGACATGGCCTCAATTGATGCACAGCGGTCCCACCAAATGATTCCAATTTCATAACTTTCACTTCTGGAATTATCTACTCGTTATTAACGAAAACCACCTGCGCTTTTTGGTTTGGTATGTGCAATGCCAGCATGCC
It contains:
- the LOC110640693 gene encoding uncharacterized protein LOC110640693 isoform X1, giving the protein MKFVSLSFPSLFLITAISVHVHNPCIDSQFRYLFFVLFLQTCLNKGNGFHLPPCYVLHVSGFRILLDCPLDLSALTVFSPVPADFCPSLLDESSNCSFHESLNMESKSAKRHKIEKPLDAKDLIYAEPWYKTLKNLHIWDPSFIDIVLISSTMGMLGLPFLTRSKGFSAKIYATEATARIGQLMMEDLVSMHMEFRHFYGSEESDSPQWMKWEELELLPSFLREMAIGQDGSELGGWMPLYSSVDVKDCLQKVQKLKYAEAACHNGALVIKALSSGLDIGSCNWTVESPEGNISCLSSSIFVSACAMEFDYRALQGADLILYLDFSSEDVIEDVEHHDNYSSPTTNNLSTLSDEDNWKELNECLLRNDESIEESKKLAFICSCVVDSVKAGGSVLIPLSRLGIVLQLLEQIPISLESSAVKVPIYVISSVAAELLAFTNIIPEWLSKLRQEKLFSGEPLYSHIELMKGKKLYVFPAIHSPNLIANWQEPCIIFAPHWSLRLGPIVHLLRRWCGDRNSLLVLEDGLDADMALLPFKPIAMKVLHCSFLSGIRMTKAQPLLKILQPKIVMFPEVLKQQINVSKLNSHSFSVLYYNENETLDIQSFKDNVDLEISTNLANRFCWRKLVQNNMDVTRLEGQLLIDESKHWLVSGNKVSDTSQNRPLLYWGLLDMGKLLTILSKMGISGSIEQGLNDAESDSVGIIQIHGPNKALIEVRATRTVITAPDENLAALIFEAISTLLDGI
- the LOC110640693 gene encoding uncharacterized protein LOC110640693 isoform X3 yields the protein MKFVSLSFPSLFLITAISVHVHNPCIDSQFRYLFFVLFLQTCLNKGNGFHLPPCYVLHVSGFRILLDCPLDLSALTVFSPVPADFCPSLLDESSNCSFHESLNMESKSAKRHKIEKPLDAKDLIYAEPWYKTLKNLHIWDPSFIDIVLISSTMGMLGLPFLTRSKGFSAKIYATEATARIGQLMMEDLVSMHMEFRHFYGSEESDSPQWMKWEELELLPSFLREMAIGQDGSELGGWMPLYSSVDVKDCLQKVQKLKYAEAACHNGALVIKALSSGLDIGSCNWTVESPEGNISCLSSSIFVSACAMEFDYRALQGADLILYLDFSSEDVIEDVEHHDNYSSPTTNNLSTLSDEDNWKELNECLLRNDESIEESKKLAFICSCVVDSVKAGGSVLIPLSRLGIVLQLLEQIPISLESSAVKVPIYVISSVAAELLAFTNIIPEWLSKLRQEKLFSGEPLYSHIELMKGKKLYVFPAIHSPNLIANWQEPCIIFAPHWSLRLGPIVHLLRRWCGDRNSLLVLEDGLDADMALLPFKPIAMKVLHCSFLSGIRMTKAQPLLKILQPKIVMVITIQLSSSLFSRGFEAADQCFKVEFTFIFSLVLQ
- the LOC110640693 gene encoding uncharacterized protein LOC110640693 isoform X2 yields the protein MKFTCLNKGNGFHLPPCYVLHVSGFRILLDCPLDLSALTVFSPVPADFCPSLLDESSNCSFHESLNMESKSAKRHKIEKPLDAKDLIYAEPWYKTLKNLHIWDPSFIDIVLISSTMGMLGLPFLTRSKGFSAKIYATEATARIGQLMMEDLVSMHMEFRHFYGSEESDSPQWMKWEELELLPSFLREMAIGQDGSELGGWMPLYSSVDVKDCLQKVQKLKYAEAACHNGALVIKALSSGLDIGSCNWTVESPEGNISCLSSSIFVSACAMEFDYRALQGADLILYLDFSSEDVIEDVEHHDNYSSPTTNNLSTLSDEDNWKELNECLLRNDESIEESKKLAFICSCVVDSVKAGGSVLIPLSRLGIVLQLLEQIPISLESSAVKVPIYVISSVAAELLAFTNIIPEWLSKLRQEKLFSGEPLYSHIELMKGKKLYVFPAIHSPNLIANWQEPCIIFAPHWSLRLGPIVHLLRRWCGDRNSLLVLEDGLDADMALLPFKPIAMKVLHCSFLSGIRMTKAQPLLKILQPKIVMFPEVLKQQINVSKLNSHSFSVLYYNENETLDIQSFKDNVDLEISTNLANRFCWRKLVQNNMDVTRLEGQLLIDESKHWLVSGNKVSDTSQNRPLLYWGLLDMGKLLTILSKMGISGSIEQGLNDAESDSVGIIQIHGPNKALIEVRATRTVITAPDENLAALIFEAISTLLDGI
- the LOC110640666 gene encoding uncharacterized protein LOC110640666, which gives rise to MQHDEVIWQVIRHNHCSFMAKITTGNFCRNPYNVTGICNRSSCPLANSRYATIRDHDGVFYLYMKTIERAHKPNELWERVKLPRNYEKALEIIDKHLTYWPKLLVHKIKQRLTKMTQMRIRMRKLALKTREKIMTTPRKLAKREARREEKAEKAALLNKSIEKELLERLKKGVYGDIYNYPADKYNELLDMDELQVAGEEKEEEEPEVEYVEGYDDLEEEDDIEDFVGLGINGSHAFDGDNVGLDDDDAEAAEKVDCKRGRKESTLASRKLEKDESGAKLKKKARVLVEVENEGASERQKAVY